From the Kogia breviceps isolate mKogBre1 chromosome 3, mKogBre1 haplotype 1, whole genome shotgun sequence genome, one window contains:
- the RHOV gene encoding rho-related GTP-binding protein RhoV isoform X2: MPPRELSEAESSPLRAPTPPSRRGSASPELGIKCVLVGDGAVGKSSLIVSYTCNGYPARYRPTALDTFSVQVLVDGAPVRIELWDTAGQEDFDRLRSLCYPDTDVFLACFSVVQPSSFQNITEKWLPEIRTHNPQAPVLLVGTQADLRDDVNVLIQLDQGGRKGPVPQPQAQGLAEKIRACCYLECSALTQKNLKEVFDLAILSAIEHKARLEKKLNAKGVRTLSRCRWKKFFCFV, encoded by the exons ATGCCCCCGCGGGAGCTAAGCGAGGCCGAGTCGTCCCCGCTCCGGGCCCCGACCCCTCCGTCACGGCGGGGCAGCGCGTCCCCAGAGCTGGGCATCAAGTGCGTGCTGGTGGGCGACGGCGCCGTGGGCAAGAGCAGCCTCATCGTCAGCTACACCTGCAATGGGTACCCCGCGCGCTACCGGCCCACAGCGCTGGACACTTTCTCCG TGCAAGTCCTGGTTGACGGAGCCCCGGTGCGCATTGAGCTCTGGGACACAGCGGGACAG GAAGACTTTGATCGCCTTCGCTCCCTCTGCTACCCGGACACGGATGTCTTCCTGGCCTGCTTCAGCGTGGTGCAGCCCAGCTCCTTCCAAAACATCACAGAGAAATGGCTGCCAGAGATCCGCACTCACAACCCCCAGGCGCCCGTGCTGCTGGTGGGCACCCAGGCCGACCTGAGGGACGATGTCAATGTACTGATTCAGCTGGACCAGGGAGGCCGGAAAGGCCCCGTGCCTCAACCCCAGGCTCAGGGCCTGGCCGAGAAGATCCGGGCCTGCTGCTACCTGGAGTGCTCTGCCTTGACGCAGAAGAACTTGAAGGAGGTGTTTGACTTGGCCATTCTCAGTGCCATTGAGCACAAAGCCCGGCTGGAGAAGAAACTGAACGCCAAAGGTGTGCGCACCCTCTCCCGCTGCCGCTGGAAGAAGTTCTTCTGCTTTGTTTGA
- the RHOV gene encoding rho-related GTP-binding protein RhoV isoform X1 gives MATALWEHAGAAEPGPRLSPERAMPPRELSEAESSPLRAPTPPSRRGSASPELGIKCVLVGDGAVGKSSLIVSYTCNGYPARYRPTALDTFSVQVLVDGAPVRIELWDTAGQEDFDRLRSLCYPDTDVFLACFSVVQPSSFQNITEKWLPEIRTHNPQAPVLLVGTQADLRDDVNVLIQLDQGGRKGPVPQPQAQGLAEKIRACCYLECSALTQKNLKEVFDLAILSAIEHKARLEKKLNAKGVRTLSRCRWKKFFCFV, from the exons CGGAGCCTGGTCCCCGGCTGTCCCCGGAGCGGGCCATGCCCCCGCGGGAGCTAAGCGAGGCCGAGTCGTCCCCGCTCCGGGCCCCGACCCCTCCGTCACGGCGGGGCAGCGCGTCCCCAGAGCTGGGCATCAAGTGCGTGCTGGTGGGCGACGGCGCCGTGGGCAAGAGCAGCCTCATCGTCAGCTACACCTGCAATGGGTACCCCGCGCGCTACCGGCCCACAGCGCTGGACACTTTCTCCG TGCAAGTCCTGGTTGACGGAGCCCCGGTGCGCATTGAGCTCTGGGACACAGCGGGACAG GAAGACTTTGATCGCCTTCGCTCCCTCTGCTACCCGGACACGGATGTCTTCCTGGCCTGCTTCAGCGTGGTGCAGCCCAGCTCCTTCCAAAACATCACAGAGAAATGGCTGCCAGAGATCCGCACTCACAACCCCCAGGCGCCCGTGCTGCTGGTGGGCACCCAGGCCGACCTGAGGGACGATGTCAATGTACTGATTCAGCTGGACCAGGGAGGCCGGAAAGGCCCCGTGCCTCAACCCCAGGCTCAGGGCCTGGCCGAGAAGATCCGGGCCTGCTGCTACCTGGAGTGCTCTGCCTTGACGCAGAAGAACTTGAAGGAGGTGTTTGACTTGGCCATTCTCAGTGCCATTGAGCACAAAGCCCGGCTGGAGAAGAAACTGAACGCCAAAGGTGTGCGCACCCTCTCCCGCTGCCGCTGGAAGAAGTTCTTCTGCTTTGTTTGA